A window from Mycobacterium botniense encodes these proteins:
- a CDS encoding phosphotransferase family protein, whose amino-acid sequence MVVSRGEARLDSGALSRWLDENNAPGHGEKAVLQQLGGGSQNALYLIRRGGERMVLRMPGPRADKARIDGLLREIRLVRALSGTDVPHAELIAADDAGDLLGMPFYVMQAIEGWSPMDGGWPAPFDTDLAARRGLAFQLVEGAAKLGRVDWRAQGLEGFGRPDGFHERQVDRWLAFLDTYRVRELPGLDVAADWLRRNRPNHYTPGIMHGDYQFANVMFAHGAPAKLAAIVDWEMTTVGDPLLDLAWCLLGYDGEHPRSDGFYLDLTGMPTRSELLAHYEKVSGLSTENIDYYLVLANWKLGIVLEKTYAAAVRAGPDKANVDPKITEAFGPMILQLIATAAELAQVLPSGRPTAGR is encoded by the coding sequence ATGGTGGTGTCGAGAGGCGAAGCTCGGCTCGACTCGGGTGCGTTGAGTCGTTGGCTCGACGAGAACAACGCTCCCGGTCATGGCGAGAAAGCCGTCCTGCAGCAGCTGGGCGGCGGTTCGCAGAACGCCCTGTATCTGATTCGGCGCGGCGGCGAGCGCATGGTACTGCGGATGCCCGGTCCGCGGGCGGACAAGGCCCGCATTGACGGGCTGCTGCGCGAGATCCGGCTGGTGCGGGCGCTGTCCGGCACCGATGTGCCCCATGCCGAGCTGATCGCCGCCGACGATGCCGGCGATCTGCTCGGCATGCCGTTTTACGTGATGCAGGCGATCGAGGGGTGGAGCCCGATGGACGGTGGCTGGCCGGCGCCCTTCGATACTGACTTGGCGGCGCGACGCGGGCTGGCGTTTCAGCTCGTCGAGGGGGCCGCCAAGCTGGGCCGGGTGGACTGGCGTGCGCAAGGTTTGGAGGGATTCGGCCGTCCCGACGGATTTCACGAGCGACAGGTTGATCGCTGGCTGGCTTTTCTGGATACCTACCGGGTGCGCGAGCTTCCCGGACTTGATGTGGCCGCTGACTGGCTGCGCCGCAACCGGCCCAACCATTACACCCCGGGCATCATGCACGGCGACTATCAGTTCGCCAACGTGATGTTTGCCCACGGCGCGCCGGCGAAGCTGGCCGCGATCGTCGACTGGGAGATGACGACCGTTGGTGATCCGCTGCTGGACCTGGCGTGGTGCTTGCTGGGTTATGACGGCGAGCATCCCCGGTCGGACGGCTTCTACCTCGACCTGACCGGCATGCCTACCCGCAGCGAATTACTCGCCCATTATGAGAAAGTCAGTGGGCTTTCCACCGAGAACATCGACTACTACCTGGTACTGGCCAACTGGAAATTGGGCATCGTGCTGGAGAAGACCTATGCCGCCGCGGTCCGTGCCGGTCCCGACAAAGCGAACGTCGATCCGAAGATCACCGAGGCGTTTGGACCGATGATCCTGCAGTTGATCGCGACAGCGGCGGAACTGGCTCAGGTTCTGCCGTCTGGCAGGCCCACGGCGGGACGCTGA
- a CDS encoding SDR family NAD(P)-dependent oxidoreductase, translated as MGYADQLFDLTDRVVLVTGGSRGLGREMAFAAARCGADVVIASRKMDNCITTAREIEAETGRSAMPYAVHVGRWDELDGLVDAVYERFGKVDVLINNAGMSPIYDKLTDVTEKLFDAVVNLNLKGPFRLSALVGERMVAAGRGSIINVSSTGSLRPGADIIPYAAAKAGLNAMTEGFARAFGPTVRVNTLMAGPFLTDISKAWNLEQATQNPFAHLSLQRAGDPPEIVGAALFLASDASSFTTGAIVRADGGIP; from the coding sequence ATGGGTTATGCGGACCAGCTTTTCGATCTCACTGATCGGGTCGTCCTGGTCACTGGCGGCAGCCGGGGGCTTGGGCGGGAGATGGCGTTCGCCGCTGCGCGATGCGGGGCCGACGTGGTGATCGCCAGCCGCAAGATGGACAACTGCATAACCACGGCGCGGGAGATCGAGGCCGAAACCGGGCGTAGCGCGATGCCCTATGCGGTGCATGTTGGACGGTGGGATGAACTCGACGGACTGGTCGACGCGGTCTATGAGCGGTTCGGCAAGGTCGACGTGTTGATCAACAACGCCGGGATGTCGCCGATTTACGACAAGCTGACCGATGTCACCGAAAAGCTGTTCGACGCGGTGGTCAACCTCAACCTCAAGGGCCCGTTTCGGTTGTCGGCGCTGGTGGGTGAGCGCATGGTCGCTGCCGGCCGGGGCTCCATTATCAACGTGAGTTCGACCGGGTCACTGCGGCCGGGGGCCGACATCATCCCCTACGCCGCGGCCAAGGCTGGGCTCAACGCGATGACGGAGGGCTTCGCTCGGGCATTTGGGCCGACCGTGCGGGTCAACACGCTGATGGCCGGCCCGTTTCTCACCGACATCAGCAAGGCCTGGAATTTAGAGCAGGCAACGCAGAACCCATTCGCCCATCTCTCACTGCAACGAGCCGGCGATCCACCCGAAATCGTTGGCGCTGCATTGTTTCTCGCCTCCGACGCGTCGAGCTTCACCACGGGCGCGATTGTGCGGGCGGACGGCGGGATTCCCTAG
- a CDS encoding prephenate dehydrogenase, which yields MCVLGLGLIGGSIMRAARAAGREVFGYNRSVEGVAAARSEGFDATTEISEALTRAAQADALIVLAVPMPAVPAMLAHIRASAPNCPLTDVTSIKKPVLDEVIAAGLQARFVGGHPMTGTAHSGWSAGHARLFNGAPWVISVDDHVDPAVWSMVMALALDCGAMVVPARSDEHDAAAAAISHLPHLLAEALALTAADVPLAFALAAGSFRDATRVAGSPPDLVRAMCEGNSEHLVPAIDRVIGLLGRARDALARNDSLAELIDAGHAARTRYDSFPRTEIVTVVIGAESWREELAAAGRAGGVIRSALPSLDSRR from the coding sequence GTGTGCGTGCTCGGGCTGGGTCTGATCGGTGGTTCGATCATGCGGGCAGCCCGAGCGGCGGGCCGTGAGGTGTTCGGTTATAACCGCTCGGTGGAGGGGGTGGCGGCTGCCCGATCCGAGGGCTTTGACGCCACCACCGAAATCAGCGAGGCGCTGACCCGAGCCGCCCAGGCCGACGCCCTGATCGTGCTCGCCGTTCCGATGCCGGCGGTGCCGGCCATGCTCGCGCACATCCGGGCATCGGCTCCGAACTGCCCACTGACCGACGTCACCAGCATCAAGAAGCCGGTCCTCGACGAGGTCATCGCGGCGGGGCTGCAGGCGCGGTTTGTCGGCGGCCACCCAATGACCGGCACCGCGCACTCCGGATGGTCGGCCGGGCATGCCCGGCTCTTCAACGGAGCCCCCTGGGTGATCAGCGTCGACGATCATGTGGACCCCGCAGTGTGGTCGATGGTGATGGCGTTGGCGCTGGACTGCGGGGCTATGGTGGTGCCAGCCAGATCCGACGAACACGACGCCGCTGCTGCAGCCATCTCGCATCTGCCGCACTTGCTCGCCGAGGCGCTCGCTCTCACCGCCGCGGATGTTCCGTTGGCCTTCGCGCTGGCCGCTGGCTCATTCCGTGATGCAACCCGGGTTGCGGGAAGTCCGCCCGATCTGGTGCGCGCGATGTGCGAAGGCAACTCCGAGCATCTGGTGCCGGCGATCGACCGGGTCATCGGGCTGCTCGGGCGCGCCAGGGATGCGCTGGCCCGCAACGATTCGCTCGCCGAGCTTATCGACGCCGGACATGCGGCGCGTACGCGCTATGACAGTTTCCCGCGCACCGAGATCGTCACCGTCGTCATCGGAGCAGAAAGCTGGCGCGAAGAACTGGCTGCCGCAGGCCGGGCCGGCGGGGTGATCAGATCCGCTCTGCCAAGCCTGGATAGTCGACGATGA
- a CDS encoding putative glycolipid-binding domain-containing protein, translating into MESVRVQVSGKRIKANGQIVAAAAETNPAFHAYYDLQTDETGATKRIGLTVTLAERERQLSIARDEENMWLVTDHRGESRAGYNGALDVDVVFSPFFNALAIRRTGLHQRPDSITLPMVYVSLPDMSVRAATVSYSNADSRSLEQIEVKSPVADTTLNIDADGFIVDYPGLAERI; encoded by the coding sequence ATGGAATCAGTGCGGGTGCAGGTGTCCGGCAAGCGAATCAAGGCGAACGGGCAGATCGTGGCGGCCGCTGCGGAAACGAATCCGGCGTTTCACGCCTACTACGACCTGCAGACAGACGAGACGGGTGCCACGAAGCGAATCGGGCTGACCGTCACGCTGGCCGAACGAGAGCGCCAGCTTTCCATTGCCCGCGACGAGGAGAACATGTGGCTGGTGACTGACCATCGCGGGGAGTCGCGGGCAGGCTACAACGGCGCCCTCGACGTCGACGTGGTCTTTAGCCCGTTTTTCAACGCGTTGGCGATCCGCCGCACCGGTCTGCACCAGCGGCCGGACTCCATCACGTTGCCGATGGTTTATGTGAGCCTGCCTGACATGTCCGTGCGCGCGGCCACCGTCAGCTACAGCAACGCGGACTCCCGAAGTCTCGAGCAAATCGAGGTGAAGTCGCCGGTCGCCGACACCACTCTCAACATCGACGCTGACGGGTTCATCGTCGACTATCCAGGCTTGGCAGAGCGGATCTGA
- a CDS encoding LapA family protein, whose product MSSNPPASPDQPPRTTASAAKHDTDATRGAAVPFTRAGAVWSALAMGFLILIVLLIFITQNTASAQFTFLGWRWSLPLGVAILLAAVGGGLITVLAGTARIYQLRRAAKKNTAARR is encoded by the coding sequence ATGAGCAGCAATCCCCCTGCCTCGCCCGATCAGCCGCCTCGCACGACAGCATCGGCCGCGAAGCACGACACGGACGCGACCCGGGGCGCAGCGGTCCCGTTCACCCGCGCCGGCGCCGTATGGTCGGCGCTCGCCATGGGGTTTCTGATCCTCATCGTGCTGCTGATATTCATCACCCAGAACACCGCGTCGGCACAATTTACGTTTCTGGGCTGGCGCTGGAGCCTGCCACTGGGAGTGGCCATCCTGTTGGCGGCCGTGGGCGGCGGACTGATCACTGTGCTCGCCGGTACCGCACGGATCTATCAACTGCGCCGGGCCGCGAAGAAGAACACCGCGGCCCGACGGTAG
- a CDS encoding tRNA adenosine deaminase-associated protein, producing MGAQRASSQADTPDGFGVAVVREEGKWRCYPMGSKALTSLTAAETELRELRSAGAVFGLLDIDDEFFVIVRPGPSGTRLLLSDATAALDYDIAAEVLENLDADIDPEDLEDAEPFEEGDLGLLADIGLPEAVLGVILDETDLYADEQLGRIAREMGFADELAAVLERLGR from the coding sequence ATGGGAGCACAGCGCGCCTCCTCGCAGGCGGATACGCCCGACGGTTTCGGTGTTGCCGTCGTGCGCGAAGAGGGGAAATGGCGCTGTTATCCGATGGGCTCCAAGGCGTTGACGAGTTTAACGGCAGCCGAGACGGAGCTGCGGGAGTTACGCAGCGCAGGAGCTGTTTTCGGGCTGCTCGACATCGATGACGAGTTCTTCGTGATCGTGCGTCCCGGGCCATCGGGAACGCGGCTGCTGCTGTCGGATGCCACCGCGGCGCTGGACTACGATATCGCCGCGGAGGTTCTGGAGAACCTGGACGCTGACATCGACCCCGAAGATCTCGAAGACGCGGAGCCCTTCGAGGAAGGGGATCTGGGGTTGCTGGCTGATATCGGGCTGCCCGAAGCGGTGCTGGGCGTCATCCTCGACGAGACTGACCTGTACGCCGACGAGCAACTGGGCCGCATCGCACGTGAGATGGGCTTTGCCGACGAACTGGCGGCGGTGCTCGAGCGCCTCGGTCGGTGA
- a CDS encoding class I SAM-dependent methyltransferase: MTVAFGFEFDEVYRGESTRIGHGVRPPWSLGEPQPELAALIEAGKFHGDVLDVGCGEAAISLYLAERGYTTVGLDSSPTAIDLARREAEKRGLANASFEVADISSFTGYDGRFGTIVDSTLFHSIPVEAREGYQQSIVRAAEPGASYFVLVFDKAAIPQGPPFAVTEEELRQVVSKYWVIDEIKPARIYANWPEGYTEVPGAPRMKIEAAPNGRKSVAAWLLSAHLG; the protein is encoded by the coding sequence ATGACTGTCGCCTTTGGATTCGAATTTGATGAGGTCTACCGCGGTGAATCCACCCGAATCGGACACGGCGTGCGTCCGCCCTGGAGCCTTGGTGAACCCCAGCCGGAGCTGGCGGCGTTGATCGAGGCCGGCAAGTTTCACGGCGACGTGCTCGATGTCGGCTGCGGGGAAGCCGCGATTTCGCTGTATCTCGCTGAACGCGGATACACCACGGTCGGGCTGGACTCCTCGCCGACCGCTATCGATTTGGCCCGCCGTGAGGCGGAAAAGCGCGGACTGGCCAACGCCAGCTTCGAGGTGGCCGACATCAGCTCGTTCACCGGATACGACGGGCGGTTCGGCACCATCGTCGACAGCACCCTGTTCCATTCCATCCCCGTTGAGGCCAGGGAGGGATACCAACAATCGATTGTCCGAGCTGCGGAACCGGGAGCGTCCTACTTTGTGCTGGTTTTCGACAAGGCCGCGATCCCACAGGGGCCGCCGTTTGCGGTGACCGAAGAAGAACTGCGACAGGTGGTCTCGAAGTACTGGGTGATCGACGAGATCAAGCCCGCCCGCATCTATGCCAATTGGCCCGAAGGCTACACCGAGGTGCCGGGTGCCCCGCGCATGAAGATCGAAGCCGCACCCAACGGCCGCAAGTCCGTTGCGGCCTGGCTGTTGTCGGCACATTTGGGTTGA
- a CDS encoding MarR family winged helix-turn-helix transcriptional regulator codes for MFDMSEYEDQPLGYLLYRVMTVLRPQVMKELGPLGLGLPEFVCLRILSAFPGQSSAELARNTNVSPQAMNLVLRGLQDMGAVTRPATVPSGRALPARLTRKGRALLKRAEEAVHIADERLLAHLTPTERREFKRLLHAVGSQPVDTVAPGPPCAG; via the coding sequence ATGTTTGACATGTCGGAATACGAGGATCAGCCGTTGGGCTACCTGCTCTATCGCGTCATGACAGTGCTGCGGCCCCAGGTGATGAAGGAACTGGGACCGCTCGGACTCGGCTTACCGGAATTCGTGTGCCTGCGAATTCTGTCTGCATTTCCCGGGCAATCCAGTGCGGAGCTGGCCCGAAACACCAACGTGTCACCACAAGCGATGAACCTGGTGCTGCGCGGCCTGCAAGACATGGGCGCGGTCACACGACCGGCGACGGTCCCGTCTGGCCGGGCACTGCCCGCCCGGCTTACCCGAAAGGGCCGGGCGCTGCTGAAACGCGCCGAGGAGGCCGTGCACATTGCCGACGAGCGACTACTGGCCCACCTCACGCCCACCGAGCGCCGGGAGTTCAAGCGGCTCCTCCATGCGGTGGGTTCGCAACCGGTCGACACCGTCGCGCCCGGCCCACCATGCGCGGGTTAA
- a CDS encoding histidine phosphatase family protein: MQLLLVRHALPLRSEHGQGSDPALSGEGLQQAARLPEALARFPISRIVSSPQRRAVQTAEPVAAECGLPVEVDERLAEYDRGLPMYIPLEHIRAEYPQEWARLAEGRLPGSVDEDAFRARVRAAVDSVVTAADHEDTVAVFSHGGVINVVLHEILGTKRLLSFPIDYVSVTRLLFSRTGQATVVTVNCTEHVWDLLPRNRR, encoded by the coding sequence ATGCAACTGCTTCTGGTGCGGCACGCGTTGCCGCTTCGCAGCGAACACGGCCAGGGTTCAGATCCCGCTTTGTCCGGCGAAGGATTACAGCAGGCCGCCCGATTGCCTGAAGCGCTGGCCAGGTTCCCCATTTCCCGAATTGTGAGCAGTCCCCAGCGGCGTGCGGTCCAGACCGCAGAACCCGTCGCAGCCGAATGTGGCCTGCCTGTTGAGGTCGATGAACGGCTCGCCGAATACGACCGTGGCCTGCCCATGTATATCCCTCTTGAGCACATCCGTGCTGAGTACCCGCAGGAGTGGGCCCGGCTGGCTGAGGGGCGCCTGCCCGGCTCGGTCGACGAGGATGCGTTCCGGGCGCGAGTTCGTGCGGCCGTTGACTCCGTCGTCACCGCGGCCGATCACGAGGACACCGTGGCGGTGTTCAGCCATGGTGGGGTGATTAATGTGGTGCTGCACGAAATTCTGGGAACCAAAAGGCTGCTGTCATTTCCCATCGACTATGTATCGGTGACGCGTCTGCTGTTCTCTCGTACCGGTCAGGCCACCGTGGTCACGGTTAACTGCACCGAACACGTGTGGGACCTCCTGCCGCGAAACCGCCGCTAG